One Coffea arabica cultivar ET-39 chromosome 5e, Coffea Arabica ET-39 HiFi, whole genome shotgun sequence DNA segment encodes these proteins:
- the LOC113743731 gene encoding probable disease resistance protein At1g61300 isoform X1, giving the protein MEKLGNLAFDKGTKWYYLVDNLRSLETKLQRLRNRKTDFESKVKVAERSGTKKRKREVENWFDEVAKVENEFVALKTSIQEGGFLENAISSGKRVEKMDAIVEQLMVQSASDHFGELCLEASESRGEPRETTELFGEMFRKGLETITAWLDTNEILRIGIWGMGGVGKTTLAEHIHNHLLKNTQSLRVYWVSVSQAFTIKGLQGDVAKRLGLDLSHEEDEKVRARKLRDTFEKWEEMVVLILDDVWEDFGLDSLGIDARNCRLILTTRSEEVCNRMQCHPFELKTLDTEEAWGLFERTLGSETVLDGDLERIAKSITERCGGLPLGIVVMAGSMRGVTDIHEWRNALVDLNRVEHGKMEEKVFPILEWSFKRLKECERNCFLYCCLYPEDSDIERKELIDLFIWAELMSKRESWSEEFDQGHTILNKLIRVCLLEKTKDFKGDDCVKMHDLVRDMALRITTHGNSKPESSRDDVPRFLVKSLGQEDSKVTTLEQDEWTEDLRAVSFYSQNSKGIEIPPAWSPNCPKLSTLLLSWVSIKEIPDSFFRHMCGLKVLNLSESQGITELPDSVSNLVNLTALILGHCDGLRFVPPLGKLKQLRDLDLSNTEIEDLPEGWESLVNLERLNLDDCCAIRQKIIPKGTFSQFHRLQRLLLPPYGSVQVNDPEVLNQLESFKGYLSFTNFYKITQWPKYYQVYICDILTNVYPFYEVEAYGDQKELHFHQCKLGRGSNDLPDDMESLIIEDCEGMGIRCLSDAFRNFINLSHLSDLYIMDLVGIEFLCQLSSASPRDQLELSSPLCDLEELRLSGLPNLVGLFYGESEPSYLLPAGTFSSLRELRIFGCHNMKQLFTVQLLQNLQNLETLRVDGCEGLEEIAADGNGVGQGGGEGIQLTSSGATATVTLPKLRRLRLTRLPQLKNVCKAAMICDSIEKIKIFDCPKVKRLPLFLPTINGLPSPPSTLSKIRGDKEWWESLEWDYPTAKNAFDPYFTTEHQTDDDHLFDQNPDWFSRCLAFPLSKEAFETKLLGICVCKCLNSKFHTESHNKLEGSRIAEQFR; this is encoded by the exons ATGGAGAAACTTGGGAATTTGGCATTCGACAAAGGAACGAAGTGGTACTATTTGGTTGATAATCTAAGGTCGCTCGAAACGAAGTTGCAAAGATTACGCAACAGGAAAACTGACTTCGAGTCGAAAGTGAAAGTTGCAGAAAGATCAGgtactaagaaaaggaaaagggaggtTGAGAATTGGTTTGATGAGGTAGCAAAAGTAGAGAATGAATTCGTTGCATTGAAAACGAGCATACAAGAGGGAGGATTTCTAGAAAATGCAATTAGCAGTGGGAAAAGAGTGGAGAAAATGGATGCAATTGTAGAGCAACTGATGGTGCAAAGTGCTAGTGATCATTTTGGTGAGCTTTGCCTCGAGGCTTCTGAGAGCAGAGGTGAGCCACGAGAGACAACAGAATTATTTGGAGAAATGTTTCGCAAAGGTCTGGAAACAATCACGGCATGGTTGGACACCAATGAGATCTTAAGGATTGGGATCTGGGGGATGGGTGGCGTGGGTAAGACTACATTGGCGGAACACATCCATAATCACCTCCTTAAGAATACTCAATCCTTAAGGGTTTATTGGGTTTCTGTCTCCCAAGCTTTTACCATCAAAGGGCTGCAAGGTGACGTTGCTAAACGCTTAGGGCTTGATCTGTCACATGAGGAAGATGAAAAAGTGAGGGCACGTAAGTTGCGTGACACATTTGAGAAATGGGAGGAAATGGTAGTGCTCATATTGGATGATGTTTGGGAAGACTTTGGTTTAGACAGCTTGGGGATTGATGCAAGAAATTGCAGACTGATTTTGACTACACGCTCAGAAGAAGTGTGCAACCGGATGCAATGCCATCCCTTTGAGTTGAAAACTTTGGACACAGAGGAAGCTTGGGGTTTGTTCGAGCGTACACTTGGCAGCGAGACCGTGCTTGATGGAGATTTGGAACGTATTGCCAAGTCCATCACGGAAAGGTGTGGTGGTTTGCCTCTTGGTATTGTCGTAATGGCTGGGAGCATGAGAGGTGTGACCGACATCCATGAGTGGAGAAATGCATTGGTAGACTTGAATAGAGTAGAGCACGGTAAGATGGAAGAAAAGGTGTTTCCCATCTTGGAATGGAGTTTCAAACGCTTGAAAGAATGTGAAAGGAATTGCTTCTTGTATTGCTGTCTTTATCCGGAAGATAGTGATATAGAAAGAAAGGAACTAATAGACCTCTTTATTTGGGCAGAGCTGATGTCAAAACGGGAATCATGGTCAGAAGAATTTGATCAAGGTCACACAATATTAAACAAACTGATTAGAGTTTGCTTGCTGGAAAAAACTAAAGATTTCAAAGGGGATGACTGTGTGAAGATGCATGATTTGGTCAGAGATATGGCATTAAGGATCACAACGCATGGAAACTCCAAACCAGAGAGCAGCAGAGATGATGTACCACGATTCTTGGTGAAAAGCTTAGGACAGGAAGATTCAAAAGTAACAACACTGGAACAAGATGAGTGGACAGAAGATCTCCGTGCAGTTTCCTTctattcacaaaattccaaaggaatagaAATTCCACCAGCCTGGTCACCAAATTGTCCTAAGCTCTCAACCTTGCTTCTTTCTTGGGTTTCCATAAAAGAAATCCCAGATTCATTCTTTCGGCACATGTGTGGACTTAAAGTTTTGAATCTATCTGAGTCCCAAGGTATAACAGAGCTGCCTGATTCTGTTTCAAACTTGGTGAATCTCACTGCTTTGATTTTGGGGCATTGTGACGGCCTCCGATTTGTGCCACCACTGGGAAAGCTCAAGCAATTGAGGGATTTGGACCTATCCAACACTGAGATTGAGGATTTACCTGAAGGCTGGGAGTCGCTGGTTAACCTCGAAAGGCTTAACTTGGATGACTGTTGCGCTATAAGACAAAAGATAATACCAAAAGGGACATTTTCCCAATTTCACCGTCTTCAACGGCTATTATTGCCACCCTATGGTAGCGTCCAAGTTAATGATCCAGAAGTGTTGAACCAATTAGAAAGTTTTAAAGGATATTTGTCTTTTACAAACTTTTATAAAATTACTCAGTGGCCAAAATACTATCAAGTTTATATCTGCGACATCTTAACTAATGTTTATCCGTTTTATGAGGTTGAAGCTTATGGGGACCAGAAAGAACTGCATTTCCATCAGTGTAAGCTTGGTAGAGGATCAAACGATCTGCCAGATGATATGGAAAGTCTGATAATCGAGGATTGTGAGGGCATGGGCATTAGGTGCTTGTCAGATGCTTTTaggaattttataaatttaagcCACTTATCTGATTTGTATATTATGGATTTGGTTGGAATAGAGTTCCTCTGCCAATTGTCCTCTGCTTCTCCACGTGATCAGTTGGAACTCTCTAGTCCACTCTGTGATCTCGAAGAGCTACGCCTCTCCGGGTTGCCAAATCTGGTTGGTCTTTTTTACGGAGAATCAGAACCATCATATTTGCTTCCAGCTGGCACCTTTTCTTCCCTCAGAGAATTGAGGATTTTTGGATGTCACAACATGAAGCAGCTATTCACAGTGCAGCTGCTGCAGAACCTTCAAAATCTTGAAACATTAAGAGTTGATGGTTGTGAAGGACTGGAGGAGATAGCAGCAGATGGCAATGGAGTAGGacaaggaggaggagaaggcaTCCAATTGACTTCAAGTGGAGCCACCGCCACTGTCACCCTTCCGAAATTACGGAGGTTGCGTCTGACTAGGCTGCCACAACTGAAGAACGTTTGCAAGGCAGCCATGATCTGCGATTCAATTGAGAAGATTAAAATATTTGATTGTCCAAAGGTAAAGAGGCTGCCTTTGTTTCTTCCTACCATCAATGGACTACCATCTCCTCCCAGCACTCTTAGTAAAATCAGGGGAGATAAAGAATGGTGGGAATCGTTAGAGTGGGACTATCCTACTGCCAAAAATGCCTTTGACCCATATTTTACCACGGAGCATCAGACCGATGATGACCACCTGTTTGATCAAAATCCTGACTGGTTCTCGC GTTGTCTTGCTTTCCCCTTATCTAAAGAGGCTTTCGAAACAAAGCTACTGGGAATATGTGTTTGCAAATGTTTAAATTCGAAATTTCATACTGAGAGCCACAATAAATTGGAAGGAAGTAGAATTGCAGAGCAATTTAGATGA
- the LOC113743731 gene encoding probable disease resistance protein At1g61300 isoform X3: protein MEKLGNLAFDKGTKWYYLVDNLRSLETKLQRLRNRKTDFESKVKVAERSGTKKRKREVENWFDEVAKVENEFVALKTSIQEGGFLENAISSGKRVEKMDAIVEQLMVQSASDHFGELCLEASESRGEPRETTELFGEMFRKGLETITAWLDTNEILRIGIWGMGGVGKTTLAEHIHNHLLKNTQSLRVYWVSVSQAFTIKGLQGDVAKRLGLDLSHEEDEKVRARKLRDTFEKWEEMVVLILDDVWEDFGLDSLGIDARNCRLILTTRSEEVCNRMQCHPFELKTLDTEEAWGLFERTLGSETVLDGDLERIAKSITERCGGLPLGIVVMAGSMRGVTDIHEWRNALVDLNRVEHGKMEEKVFPILEWSFKRLKECERNCFLYCCLYPEDSDIERKELIDLFIWAELMSKRESWSEEFDQGHTILNKLIRVCLLEKTKDFKGDDCVKMHDLVRDMALRITTHGNSKPESSRDDVPRFLVKSLGQEDSKVTTLEQDEWTEDLRAVSFYSQNSKGIEIPPAWSPNCPKLSTLLLSWVSIKEIPDSFFRHMCGLKVLNLSESQGITELPDSVSNLVNLTALILGHCDGLRFVPPLGKLKQLRDLDLSNTEIEDLPEGWESLVNLERLNLDDCCAIRQKIIPKGTFSQFHRLQRLLLPPYGSVQVNDPEVLNQLESFKGYLSFTNFYKITQWPKYYQVYICDILTNVYPFYEVEAYGDQKELHFHQCKLGRGSNDLPDDMESLIIEDCEGMGIRCLSDAFRNFINLSHLSDLYIMDLVGIEFLCQLSSASPRDQLELSSPLCDLEELRLSGLPNLVGLFYGESEPSYLLPAGTFSSLRELRIFGCHNMKQLFTVQLLQNLQNLETLRVDGCEGLEEIAADGNGVGQGGGEGIQLTSSGATATVTLPKLRRLRLTRLPQLKNVCKAAMICDSIEKIKIFDCPKVKRLPLFLPTINGLPSPPSTLSKIRGDKEWWESLEWDYPTAKNAFDPYFTTEHQTDDDHLFDQNPDWFSQSENLNPMLSSPV from the exons ATGGAGAAACTTGGGAATTTGGCATTCGACAAAGGAACGAAGTGGTACTATTTGGTTGATAATCTAAGGTCGCTCGAAACGAAGTTGCAAAGATTACGCAACAGGAAAACTGACTTCGAGTCGAAAGTGAAAGTTGCAGAAAGATCAGgtactaagaaaaggaaaagggaggtTGAGAATTGGTTTGATGAGGTAGCAAAAGTAGAGAATGAATTCGTTGCATTGAAAACGAGCATACAAGAGGGAGGATTTCTAGAAAATGCAATTAGCAGTGGGAAAAGAGTGGAGAAAATGGATGCAATTGTAGAGCAACTGATGGTGCAAAGTGCTAGTGATCATTTTGGTGAGCTTTGCCTCGAGGCTTCTGAGAGCAGAGGTGAGCCACGAGAGACAACAGAATTATTTGGAGAAATGTTTCGCAAAGGTCTGGAAACAATCACGGCATGGTTGGACACCAATGAGATCTTAAGGATTGGGATCTGGGGGATGGGTGGCGTGGGTAAGACTACATTGGCGGAACACATCCATAATCACCTCCTTAAGAATACTCAATCCTTAAGGGTTTATTGGGTTTCTGTCTCCCAAGCTTTTACCATCAAAGGGCTGCAAGGTGACGTTGCTAAACGCTTAGGGCTTGATCTGTCACATGAGGAAGATGAAAAAGTGAGGGCACGTAAGTTGCGTGACACATTTGAGAAATGGGAGGAAATGGTAGTGCTCATATTGGATGATGTTTGGGAAGACTTTGGTTTAGACAGCTTGGGGATTGATGCAAGAAATTGCAGACTGATTTTGACTACACGCTCAGAAGAAGTGTGCAACCGGATGCAATGCCATCCCTTTGAGTTGAAAACTTTGGACACAGAGGAAGCTTGGGGTTTGTTCGAGCGTACACTTGGCAGCGAGACCGTGCTTGATGGAGATTTGGAACGTATTGCCAAGTCCATCACGGAAAGGTGTGGTGGTTTGCCTCTTGGTATTGTCGTAATGGCTGGGAGCATGAGAGGTGTGACCGACATCCATGAGTGGAGAAATGCATTGGTAGACTTGAATAGAGTAGAGCACGGTAAGATGGAAGAAAAGGTGTTTCCCATCTTGGAATGGAGTTTCAAACGCTTGAAAGAATGTGAAAGGAATTGCTTCTTGTATTGCTGTCTTTATCCGGAAGATAGTGATATAGAAAGAAAGGAACTAATAGACCTCTTTATTTGGGCAGAGCTGATGTCAAAACGGGAATCATGGTCAGAAGAATTTGATCAAGGTCACACAATATTAAACAAACTGATTAGAGTTTGCTTGCTGGAAAAAACTAAAGATTTCAAAGGGGATGACTGTGTGAAGATGCATGATTTGGTCAGAGATATGGCATTAAGGATCACAACGCATGGAAACTCCAAACCAGAGAGCAGCAGAGATGATGTACCACGATTCTTGGTGAAAAGCTTAGGACAGGAAGATTCAAAAGTAACAACACTGGAACAAGATGAGTGGACAGAAGATCTCCGTGCAGTTTCCTTctattcacaaaattccaaaggaatagaAATTCCACCAGCCTGGTCACCAAATTGTCCTAAGCTCTCAACCTTGCTTCTTTCTTGGGTTTCCATAAAAGAAATCCCAGATTCATTCTTTCGGCACATGTGTGGACTTAAAGTTTTGAATCTATCTGAGTCCCAAGGTATAACAGAGCTGCCTGATTCTGTTTCAAACTTGGTGAATCTCACTGCTTTGATTTTGGGGCATTGTGACGGCCTCCGATTTGTGCCACCACTGGGAAAGCTCAAGCAATTGAGGGATTTGGACCTATCCAACACTGAGATTGAGGATTTACCTGAAGGCTGGGAGTCGCTGGTTAACCTCGAAAGGCTTAACTTGGATGACTGTTGCGCTATAAGACAAAAGATAATACCAAAAGGGACATTTTCCCAATTTCACCGTCTTCAACGGCTATTATTGCCACCCTATGGTAGCGTCCAAGTTAATGATCCAGAAGTGTTGAACCAATTAGAAAGTTTTAAAGGATATTTGTCTTTTACAAACTTTTATAAAATTACTCAGTGGCCAAAATACTATCAAGTTTATATCTGCGACATCTTAACTAATGTTTATCCGTTTTATGAGGTTGAAGCTTATGGGGACCAGAAAGAACTGCATTTCCATCAGTGTAAGCTTGGTAGAGGATCAAACGATCTGCCAGATGATATGGAAAGTCTGATAATCGAGGATTGTGAGGGCATGGGCATTAGGTGCTTGTCAGATGCTTTTaggaattttataaatttaagcCACTTATCTGATTTGTATATTATGGATTTGGTTGGAATAGAGTTCCTCTGCCAATTGTCCTCTGCTTCTCCACGTGATCAGTTGGAACTCTCTAGTCCACTCTGTGATCTCGAAGAGCTACGCCTCTCCGGGTTGCCAAATCTGGTTGGTCTTTTTTACGGAGAATCAGAACCATCATATTTGCTTCCAGCTGGCACCTTTTCTTCCCTCAGAGAATTGAGGATTTTTGGATGTCACAACATGAAGCAGCTATTCACAGTGCAGCTGCTGCAGAACCTTCAAAATCTTGAAACATTAAGAGTTGATGGTTGTGAAGGACTGGAGGAGATAGCAGCAGATGGCAATGGAGTAGGacaaggaggaggagaaggcaTCCAATTGACTTCAAGTGGAGCCACCGCCACTGTCACCCTTCCGAAATTACGGAGGTTGCGTCTGACTAGGCTGCCACAACTGAAGAACGTTTGCAAGGCAGCCATGATCTGCGATTCAATTGAGAAGATTAAAATATTTGATTGTCCAAAGGTAAAGAGGCTGCCTTTGTTTCTTCCTACCATCAATGGACTACCATCTCCTCCCAGCACTCTTAGTAAAATCAGGGGAGATAAAGAATGGTGGGAATCGTTAGAGTGGGACTATCCTACTGCCAAAAATGCCTTTGACCCATATTTTACCACGGAGCATCAGACCGATGATGACCACCTGTTTGATCAAAATCCTGACTGGTTCTCGC AGAGTGAGAATTTGAATCCAATGTTGAGTTCGCCTGTTTGA